In Streptomyces sp. NBC_01426, one genomic interval encodes:
- a CDS encoding PucR family transcriptional regulator — MKGDYQDLVDEISALLGAPATLENRDFRLIAFGAHDGDDDAAMDPVRTRSILTRQSTAAVRSWFEGFGIARATGPVRIPAAPDAGVVRGRLCLPVRYRGIVQGYVWLLDPESGPDAGPGPAALAAAMEVAERVGVLLAEEAKAGADLSREFRAALTADRGWQRDMALTALRTALGADGDGLHAVVCVTPWPGEVPGSVPGAAAVCVVPWPWPGRANGTDRGGPDRPGANRAGSERATSERATSGRAASGRAASAGRAASGRAGSGRAADHPGGRPDTRSGDRSAAGTGAGGSGGVDGDPGPGQAALAVLVRLRSADSVAPVEALASRLLPRPATPTGPVAATAGVAEPRRGLSTLGDAWAEAAAAARAASAQPRLGQVARWSAIGPYRLLASLAAGRAQDPSTRVLLDATHRELARTAEVFLDCAGQAGRAAAALGIHRQTLYYRLGRVEQLTGLDLDEGEDRLLLHMSLKAARLD; from the coding sequence GTGAAGGGCGATTACCAGGACCTGGTGGACGAGATCTCGGCGCTGCTCGGCGCCCCCGCGACCCTGGAGAACCGGGACTTCCGCCTCATCGCGTTCGGCGCGCACGACGGCGACGACGACGCGGCCATGGACCCGGTCCGCACCCGCTCGATCCTGACGAGGCAGTCGACGGCTGCCGTCCGGTCCTGGTTCGAGGGCTTCGGCATCGCCCGCGCCACCGGCCCGGTACGCATCCCGGCCGCCCCCGATGCCGGTGTCGTCCGGGGGCGGCTCTGTCTGCCGGTGCGCTACCGGGGAATCGTCCAGGGGTACGTGTGGCTCCTCGACCCGGAGTCGGGACCCGACGCGGGGCCCGGTCCGGCGGCGCTCGCCGCCGCCATGGAGGTCGCCGAGCGGGTGGGGGTGCTGCTCGCCGAGGAGGCCAAGGCCGGGGCGGACCTGTCGCGGGAGTTCCGCGCGGCGCTCACGGCCGACCGCGGCTGGCAGCGGGACATGGCGCTGACCGCGCTGCGCACGGCCCTGGGAGCCGACGGCGACGGGCTGCACGCGGTGGTGTGCGTGACCCCGTGGCCCGGGGAGGTCCCGGGTTCGGTGCCGGGCGCGGCGGCGGTGTGCGTGGTGCCGTGGCCCTGGCCGGGCCGCGCGAACGGGACGGACCGGGGCGGGCCGGACCGCCCCGGGGCGAACCGCGCCGGGTCGGAGCGGGCCACGTCGGAGCGGGCCACGTCGGGTCGGGCTGCGTCCGGTCGGGCCGCGTCGGCGGGGCGGGCCGCGTCGGGGCGGGCCGGGTCGGGGCGGGCCGCCGATCATCCGGGGGGCCGACCCGACACCCGATCGGGTGACCGTTCCGCCGCCGGGACCGGCGCCGGCGGGTCGGGCGGGGTCGACGGCGACCCGGGCCCCGGTCAGGCGGCTCTGGCGGTCCTGGTCCGACTCCGCTCGGCGGACTCCGTCGCCCCGGTGGAGGCGCTGGCCTCCCGGCTGCTCCCCCGCCCCGCGACGCCGACGGGACCCGTCGCCGCGACCGCCGGCGTCGCCGAGCCCCGGCGCGGGCTGAGCACGCTCGGCGACGCGTGGGCCGAGGCCGCGGCCGCGGCCAGGGCGGCGTCCGCGCAGCCCCGGCTCGGGCAGGTCGCGCGGTGGTCGGCCATCGGACCGTACCGACTGCTGGCCTCGTTGGCTGCGGGCCGGGCGCAAGACCCCTCCACCCGGGTCCTGTTGGACGCCACGCACCGGGAACTGGCCCGTACCGCAGAGGTGTTCCTGGACTGCGCCGGGCAGGCGGGTCGGGCGGCGGCGGCCCTGGGGATCCACCGCCAGACCCTGTACTACCGGTTGGGCCGGGTGGAGCAACTGACGGGCCTCGACCTGGACGAGGGCGAGGACCGGCTGTTGCTGCACATGTCCCTCAAGGCCGCCCGCCTCGACTGA
- the ilvC gene encoding ketol-acid reductoisomerase → MAELFYENDADLSIIAGRKVAVIGYGSQGHAHALSLRDSGVDVVVGLKEGSKSKAKAEEQGLKVVSVSEAAEWANVIMILTPDPLQAEIYEESIKDHLQDGDALFFGHGFNVRYGFIKPPANVDVALVAPKGPGHLVRRQYEEGRGVPCIAAVEQDHSGNAFALALSYAAGIGGTRAGVIKTTFTEETETDLFGEQAVLCGGASALVKAGFETLTEAGYQPEIAYFECLHELKLIVDLMYEGGLEKMRWSVSETAEWGDYITGPRIITDATKAEMKKVLAEIQSGEFANTWMAEYKAGLPKYNEYKKADEAHLLETTGKKLRKLMSWVDNDES, encoded by the coding sequence GTGGCCGAGCTGTTCTACGAGAACGACGCCGACCTGTCCATCATCGCGGGCCGCAAGGTCGCGGTCATCGGCTACGGCAGCCAGGGCCACGCCCACGCGCTGTCGCTCCGTGACTCCGGCGTCGACGTCGTCGTCGGCCTGAAGGAGGGCTCCAAGTCCAAGGCCAAGGCCGAGGAGCAGGGCCTGAAGGTCGTCTCGGTGTCCGAGGCCGCCGAGTGGGCCAACGTCATCATGATCCTGACCCCGGACCCGCTCCAGGCCGAGATCTACGAGGAGTCCATCAAGGACCACCTCCAGGACGGCGACGCGCTCTTCTTCGGGCACGGCTTCAACGTCCGCTACGGCTTCATCAAGCCCCCGGCCAACGTGGACGTCGCCCTGGTCGCCCCGAAGGGCCCGGGTCACCTGGTCCGCCGCCAGTACGAGGAAGGCCGCGGCGTGCCCTGCATCGCCGCCGTCGAGCAGGACCACAGCGGCAACGCCTTCGCCCTCGCGCTCTCCTACGCGGCCGGCATCGGCGGCACCCGCGCCGGCGTCATCAAGACCACCTTCACCGAGGAGACCGAGACCGACCTGTTCGGTGAGCAGGCCGTCCTCTGCGGTGGCGCCTCCGCGCTGGTCAAGGCCGGTTTCGAGACCCTGACCGAGGCCGGTTACCAGCCGGAGATCGCATACTTCGAGTGCCTGCACGAGCTGAAGCTCATCGTGGACCTCATGTACGAGGGTGGCCTGGAGAAGATGCGCTGGTCGGTCTCCGAGACCGCCGAGTGGGGCGACTACATCACCGGCCCCCGCATCATCACGGACGCCACCAAGGCCGAGATGAAGAAGGTCCTCGCGGAGATCCAGAGCGGCGAGTTCGCCAACACCTGGATGGCCGAGTACAAGGCCGGTCTGCCGAAGTACAACGAGTACAAGAAGGCCGACGAGGCCCACCTGCTGGAGACCACCGGCAAGAAGCTGCGCAAGCTGATGAGCTGGGTCGACAACGACGAGAGCTGA
- the ilvN gene encoding acetolactate synthase small subunit, which produces MSKHTLSVLVENTPGILARIAALFSRRGFNIDSLAVGVTEHPDISRITIVVNVEDLPLEQVTKQLNKLVNVLKIVELEQHNAIERELVLVKVRADNETRSQIVEIVQLFRAKTVDVSPEAVTIEATGGTDKLGAMLKMLEPFGIKELVQSGTIAIGRGGRSITDRSLRALDRSA; this is translated from the coding sequence ATGTCCAAGCACACGCTCTCCGTCCTGGTCGAGAACACGCCCGGCATCCTCGCCCGGATCGCCGCCCTGTTCTCCCGCCGCGGCTTCAACATCGACTCCCTCGCGGTCGGTGTCACCGAGCACCCCGACATCTCGCGCATCACCATCGTCGTGAACGTCGAGGACCTCCCGCTGGAGCAGGTGACCAAGCAGCTCAACAAGCTGGTCAACGTGCTCAAGATCGTCGAGCTGGAGCAGCACAACGCCATCGAGCGTGAACTCGTTCTGGTGAAGGTCCGCGCCGACAACGAGACGCGCTCGCAGATCGTCGAGATCGTCCAGCTGTTCCGCGCCAAGACGGTCGACGTCTCCCCGGAGGCCGTCACCATCGAGGCCACCGGCGGCACCGACAAGCTCGGCGCGATGCTGAAGATGCTGGAGCCCTTCGGCATCAAGGAACTCGTGCAGTCCGGCACGATCGCCATAGGGCGTGGCGGACGGTCCATCACGGACCGCAGCCTGCGCGCGCTCGACCGCAGCGCCTGA
- a CDS encoding MFS transporter — translation MTNPAASARLAGRREWTAFTVLLLPLLLVSMDVSVLYFAIPAITRELDPSATQQLWIFDSYAFALSGLLITMGSLGDRIGRRKLLLIGAAAFGLASVGAAYATSAEMLIACRVLLGVGGATLMPSTLALVRNLFQDAGQRARAIAVWSGAMTGGIALGSVMSGVMLNHFHWGSVFLINVPAMLLLLVLVPVLVPEFKDPAPGRFDLPSVPLSMAAVLPLVYGLKEIAAGGLAPLPAACVGVGLAFGYVFVRRQRGRDDAMVGRALFRNRGFGAGIGLQTVSAFAMMGSAYFTTQYLQSVLGMGTLEAALWSLAPSVAIGAAAPVAAALARTVDRSLVIAGGFVLGAVGFALIGGVGTDSLWLLLVGAGVLASGIVAVMSLVSDIALGAAPAEKAGSAASLLETGAEFGGALGMAVLGSLGTAVYRSDLGGAEPAVRETLGGAVATAGSLGGESGQRVLDLAREAFVHGMQYAAWGGAALLLAAAALAPVLLRGIGTTAATPAEPEPESTGVAAAPDAVAR, via the coding sequence ATGACGAACCCCGCTGCCTCAGCGCGCCTCGCCGGCCGCCGCGAATGGACCGCCTTCACCGTCCTGCTGCTGCCACTGCTCCTGGTCTCGATGGACGTCTCCGTCCTCTACTTCGCCATCCCCGCCATCACCCGGGAGCTGGACCCGAGCGCCACCCAGCAGCTCTGGATCTTCGACAGCTACGCCTTCGCCCTCTCCGGGCTGCTCATCACGATGGGTTCGCTCGGCGACCGCATCGGCCGCCGCAAACTGCTGCTGATCGGCGCGGCCGCCTTCGGCCTCGCCTCCGTCGGCGCCGCGTACGCGACCAGCGCGGAGATGCTGATCGCCTGCCGGGTGCTGCTCGGCGTCGGCGGTGCGACGCTGATGCCGTCCACCCTGGCCCTCGTACGGAACCTCTTCCAGGACGCCGGGCAGCGCGCCCGGGCCATCGCCGTCTGGTCCGGCGCCATGACCGGCGGCATCGCCCTCGGCTCCGTGATGAGCGGGGTGATGCTGAACCACTTCCACTGGGGTTCGGTGTTCCTGATCAACGTCCCCGCGATGCTGCTCCTGCTGGTCCTGGTCCCGGTGCTGGTACCGGAGTTCAAGGACCCCGCCCCGGGCCGCTTCGACCTGCCGAGCGTCCCGCTGTCGATGGCCGCCGTGCTGCCCCTGGTGTACGGCCTCAAGGAGATCGCCGCCGGGGGCCTCGCACCGCTCCCCGCCGCCTGCGTCGGCGTCGGCCTGGCCTTCGGGTACGTGTTCGTGCGCCGCCAGCGGGGTCGGGACGACGCCATGGTCGGCCGGGCCCTCTTCCGCAACCGGGGCTTCGGCGCGGGCATCGGCCTCCAGACCGTCTCCGCCTTCGCCATGATGGGTTCGGCCTACTTCACCACCCAGTACCTGCAATCGGTCCTCGGCATGGGCACCTTGGAGGCCGCCCTGTGGAGCCTGGCCCCGTCGGTCGCCATCGGCGCGGCCGCCCCCGTGGCCGCGGCCCTCGCCCGCACGGTGGACCGGTCCCTCGTCATCGCGGGCGGCTTCGTCCTCGGCGCCGTCGGGTTCGCCCTGATCGGCGGGGTCGGCACGGACTCCCTGTGGCTGCTCCTCGTCGGCGCCGGGGTGCTGGCCAGTGGGATCGTCGCCGTGATGTCCCTGGTCTCCGACATCGCGCTGGGCGCGGCCCCCGCCGAGAAGGCCGGCTCGGCGGCCTCGCTGCTGGAGACGGGCGCCGAGTTCGGCGGCGCCCTGGGCATGGCCGTCCTGGGCAGTCTCGGCACCGCGGTCTACCGCTCCGACCTGGGGGGCGCCGAGCCCGCCGTCCGGGAGACCCTGGGCGGCGCGGTCGCCACCGCCGGCTCGCTCGGCGGCGAGTCCGGGCAGCGGGTACTGGACCTGGCCCGGGAGGCGTTCGTGCACGGCATGCAGTACGCGGCCTGGGGCGGCGCCGCCCTGCTGCTCGCGGCCGCGGCCCTCGCGCCGGTCCTGCTGCGCGGCATCGGCACCACCGCCGCGACCCCGGCGGAACCGGAGCCCGAGTCGACCGGGGTCGCCGCGGCCCCCGACGCCGTCGCGCGCTGA
- a CDS encoding acetolactate synthase large subunit: MPMTEQATGAHHPQPRPRTGGHQSAAVEHVTGAQSLIRSLEEVGCDTVFGIPGGAILPAYDPMMDSKRVRHILVRHEQGAGHAATGYAQATGKVGVCMATSGPGATNLVTPIADAHMDSVPLVAITGQVSSKAIGTDAFQEADIVGITMPITKHNFLVTRAEDIPRTIAEAFHIASTGRPGPVLVDIAKDALQSKTTFSWPPTHDLPGYRPVTKPHAKQIREAAKLICAAKRPVLYVGGGVMKSGATAELKVLAELTGVPVCTTLMALGSFPDSHPLHVGMPGMHGSVTGVTSLQKSDLLIALGTRFDDRVTGKLDSFAPFAKIIHADIDPAEIGKNREVDVPIVGDAREVIADLIQAVQAEHTDGNAGDYTAWWKDLSRWRETYPLGYDLPADGSLSPQQVIQRIGALAPEHTIYAAGVGQHQMWASHFVNYEEPRTWLNSGGAGTMGYAVPAAMGAKVGMPDRTVWAIDGDGCFQMTNQELATCALNNIPIKVAIINNGALGMVRQWQTLFYNQRYSNTVLHADETGHSTVGSQLGESNAPRKGTRVPDFVKLSEAMGCVALRCEDPADLDRVIAEANAINDRPVVVDFIVHEDAMVWPMVAAGTSNDEVMAARGVRPDFGDNEDD; this comes from the coding sequence ATGCCGATGACCGAGCAGGCCACCGGGGCCCACCATCCGCAGCCGCGGCCCCGTACGGGTGGACACCAGTCCGCCGCAGTTGAGCACGTCACGGGTGCGCAGTCCCTCATCCGCTCTCTCGAAGAGGTGGGGTGCGACACCGTGTTCGGGATCCCGGGCGGCGCCATCCTTCCGGCCTACGACCCGATGATGGACAGCAAGAGGGTCCGTCACATCCTGGTCCGCCACGAGCAGGGGGCCGGCCACGCCGCGACCGGCTACGCGCAGGCCACGGGGAAGGTCGGCGTCTGCATGGCCACCTCGGGGCCGGGCGCCACCAACCTGGTCACCCCGATCGCCGACGCGCACATGGACTCCGTGCCGCTCGTCGCGATCACCGGCCAGGTCTCCTCCAAGGCGATCGGCACCGACGCCTTCCAGGAGGCGGACATCGTCGGCATCACCATGCCGATCACGAAGCACAACTTCCTGGTCACGCGGGCCGAGGACATCCCGCGGACGATCGCGGAGGCGTTCCACATCGCCTCCACCGGTCGCCCCGGTCCGGTCCTGGTCGACATCGCCAAGGACGCCCTCCAGTCGAAGACCACCTTCTCGTGGCCGCCGACCCACGACCTGCCGGGCTACCGGCCCGTCACCAAGCCGCACGCGAAGCAGATCCGGGAGGCCGCCAAGCTCATCTGCGCGGCCAAGCGCCCGGTCCTGTACGTCGGCGGCGGTGTCATGAAGTCCGGCGCCACCGCCGAGCTGAAGGTCCTCGCGGAACTGACCGGCGTCCCCGTCTGTACCACCCTGATGGCGCTCGGCTCCTTCCCCGACAGCCACCCGCTGCACGTCGGCATGCCCGGCATGCACGGTTCGGTCACCGGCGTCACCTCGCTGCAGAAGTCGGACCTGCTGATCGCGCTCGGCACCCGCTTCGACGACCGCGTCACCGGCAAGCTGGACAGCTTCGCCCCGTTCGCCAAGATCATCCACGCGGACATCGACCCGGCCGAGATCGGCAAGAACCGCGAGGTCGACGTCCCGATCGTGGGTGACGCCCGCGAGGTCATCGCCGACCTGATCCAGGCGGTCCAGGCCGAGCACACCGATGGCAACGCGGGCGACTACACCGCCTGGTGGAAGGACCTCAGCCGCTGGCGCGAGACGTACCCGCTGGGCTACGACCTGCCCGCGGACGGCAGCCTCTCGCCGCAGCAGGTCATCCAGCGGATCGGCGCGCTCGCCCCCGAGCACACCATCTACGCGGCCGGCGTCGGCCAACACCAGATGTGGGCCTCGCACTTCGTGAACTACGAGGAGCCCCGCACCTGGCTGAACTCCGGCGGCGCCGGAACCATGGGCTACGCGGTCCCGGCCGCGATGGGCGCCAAGGTCGGCATGCCGGACCGCACGGTCTGGGCGATCGACGGCGACGGCTGCTTCCAGATGACCAATCAGGAACTGGCCACCTGCGCGCTGAACAACATCCCGATCAAGGTCGCGATCATCAACAACGGCGCGCTGGGCATGGTCCGCCAGTGGCAGACCCTGTTCTACAACCAGCGGTACTCCAACACGGTCCTGCACGCCGACGAGACCGGCCACTCCACCGTGGGCTCCCAGCTCGGCGAGTCCAACGCCCCCCGCAAGGGCACCCGCGTCCCGGACTTCGTGAAGCTGTCCGAGGCCATGGGCTGCGTCGCACTGCGCTGCGAGGATCCCGCCGACCTGGACCGGGTCATCGCCGAGGCCAACGCGATCAACGACCGCCCGGTGGTCGTCGACTTCATCGTCCACGAGGACGCCATGGTGTGGCCGATGGTCGCCGCCGGCACCTCCAACGACGAGGTCATGGCAGCCCGGGGCGTCCGTCCCGACTTCGGCGACAACGAAGACGACTGA
- the serA gene encoding phosphoglycerate dehydrogenase, translating to MSSKPVVLIAEELSPATVDALGPDFEIRHVNGADRAELLPAIVDVDAILVRSATKVDAEAIAAAKKLRVVARAGVGLDNVDVSAATKAGVMVVNAPTSNIVTAAELACGLLVATARNIPQANTALKNGEWKRNKYTGVELSEKTLGVVGLGRIGVLVAQRMSAFGMKVVAYDPYVQPARAAQMGVKMLTLDELLEVADFITVHLPKTPETLGLIGDEALHKVKPSVRIVNAARGGIVDEAALYTAIKEGRVAGAGLDVYAKEPCTDSPLFELDQVVCTPHLGASTDEAQEKAGVSVAKSVRLALAGELVPDAVNVQGGVIAEDVRPGLPLAEKLGRIFTALAGEVAVRLDVEVYGEITQHDVKVLELSALKGVFEDVVDETVSYVNAPLFAQERGVEVRLTTSSESPDHRNVVTVRGTLSDGQEVSVSGTLAGPKHLQKIVGIGEYDLDLALAEQMVVLRYADRPGVVGTVGRILGEAGLNIAGMQVARAEEGGEALGVLTVDAEVPVNVLADIAAEIGAVSARTVSLG from the coding sequence GTGAGCTCGAAACCTGTCGTACTCATCGCCGAAGAGCTGTCGCCCGCCACGGTGGACGCGCTCGGTCCGGACTTCGAGATCCGGCACGTCAACGGAGCCGACCGCGCGGAGCTGCTCCCCGCGATCGTCGACGTCGACGCGATCCTGGTCCGCTCCGCCACCAAGGTGGACGCCGAGGCCATCGCCGCCGCCAAGAAGCTGAGGGTGGTCGCCCGCGCCGGTGTGGGCCTCGACAACGTCGACGTCTCCGCCGCCACCAAGGCCGGCGTGATGGTCGTCAACGCGCCGACCTCCAACATCGTCACCGCCGCCGAGCTGGCCTGTGGCCTGCTCGTCGCCACGGCCCGCAACATCCCGCAGGCCAACACCGCCCTGAAGAACGGCGAGTGGAAGCGGAACAAGTACACGGGCGTCGAGCTCAGCGAGAAGACCCTCGGTGTCGTGGGCCTCGGCCGCATCGGCGTCCTGGTGGCCCAGCGCATGTCGGCCTTCGGCATGAAGGTCGTCGCGTACGACCCCTACGTCCAGCCCGCGCGTGCCGCCCAGATGGGCGTCAAGATGCTCACGCTGGACGAGCTGCTGGAGGTCGCGGACTTCATCACCGTGCACCTGCCGAAGACCCCCGAGACCCTCGGTCTCATCGGGGACGAGGCGCTGCACAAGGTGAAGCCGTCCGTCCGCATCGTCAACGCCGCGCGCGGCGGGATCGTGGACGAGGCCGCGCTGTACACGGCCATCAAGGAGGGCCGGGTCGCCGGCGCCGGCCTCGACGTGTACGCGAAGGAGCCCTGCACGGACTCCCCGCTCTTCGAGCTCGACCAGGTCGTCTGCACCCCGCACCTCGGCGCGTCCACGGACGAGGCCCAGGAGAAGGCCGGTGTCTCGGTCGCCAAGTCGGTGCGCCTCGCGCTCGCCGGTGAACTGGTGCCGGACGCGGTCAACGTCCAGGGCGGCGTCATCGCCGAGGACGTGCGTCCGGGCCTGCCGCTCGCCGAGAAGCTCGGCCGCATCTTCACCGCCCTCGCGGGCGAGGTCGCGGTCCGTCTCGACGTCGAGGTCTACGGCGAGATCACCCAGCACGACGTCAAGGTGCTGGAGCTCTCCGCGCTCAAGGGCGTCTTCGAGGACGTCGTCGACGAGACGGTCTCCTACGTCAACGCCCCGCTGTTCGCGCAGGAACGCGGTGTCGAGGTCCGGCTGACCACCAGCTCGGAGTCCCCGGACCACCGCAACGTGGTCACGGTCCGCGGCACCCTCTCGGACGGTCAGGAGGTCTCGGTCTCCGGCACGCTCGCGGGCCCGAAGCACCTTCAGAAGATCGTCGGCATCGGCGAGTACGACCTGGACCTGGCACTCGCCGAGCAGATGGTCGTCCTGCGCTACGCCGACCGTCCGGGCGTCGTCGGCACCGTCGGCCGCATCCTGGGCGAGGCCGGTCTGAACATCGCGGGCATGCAGGTCGCCCGCGCCGAGGAGGGTGGCGAGGCGCTCGGCGTCCTCACCGTCGACGCCGAGGTCCCGGTGAACGTCCTCGCGGACATCGCCGCCGAGATCGGCGCCGTCTCGGCGCGCACGGTCAGCCTCGGCTGA
- a CDS encoding TetR/AcrR family transcriptional regulator yields MGHREDLLRGAKECLVEKGFVRTTARDIVKASGANLASIGYHYGSKDALLTQAFIELISDWGDAFTGGLAGEGGSLDRFRSVWEGVHAGHEESGPIWAASLEVALTRDGLPELRRLLAASQDEGRRGLVSMFTGVPEDRLEEEDLRTLGTFYQALLNGFMIQWLFDAGSAGTPAQLTEGMRRAAGLMAKAAGAGAPGKPADGAPAEGAVDASAAEPTA; encoded by the coding sequence ATGGGACATCGCGAAGATCTGCTCCGGGGGGCCAAGGAATGCCTGGTCGAGAAGGGGTTCGTGCGCACCACCGCGCGTGACATCGTCAAGGCCTCGGGCGCCAACCTGGCCTCCATCGGCTATCACTACGGCTCGAAGGACGCCCTGCTCACCCAGGCGTTCATCGAGTTGATCTCCGACTGGGGCGACGCGTTCACCGGCGGCCTCGCGGGGGAGGGCGGCTCGCTCGACCGCTTCCGCTCGGTGTGGGAGGGCGTGCACGCCGGGCACGAGGAGTCGGGCCCCATCTGGGCCGCGAGCCTGGAGGTCGCGCTGACCCGGGACGGGCTCCCGGAGCTGCGCCGACTGCTCGCGGCGTCGCAGGACGAGGGGCGCCGGGGGCTGGTCTCGATGTTCACCGGCGTGCCGGAGGACCGGCTGGAGGAGGAGGACCTGCGCACGCTGGGCACCTTCTACCAGGCCCTGCTCAACGGGTTCATGATCCAGTGGCTGTTCGACGCCGGGAGCGCCGGCACCCCGGCCCAGCTGACCGAGGGGATGCGGCGGGCGGCGGGACTCATGGCGAAGGCGGCGGGTGCGGGAGCGCCCGGGAAGCCAGCCGACGGGGCGCCGGCGGAGGGCGCGGTCGACGCCTCGGCCGCGGAACCCACCGCCTGA